Proteins from a genomic interval of Mytilus trossulus isolate FHL-02 unplaced genomic scaffold, PNRI_Mtr1.1.1.hap1 h1tg000210l__unscaffolded, whole genome shotgun sequence:
- the LOC134700994 gene encoding transmembrane and coiled-coil domains protein 1-like isoform X6, whose protein sequence is MNVERLLRRGSLPAFRKKSDASKIPALKALTKKSTTPKSPNLAKKRQTSPDNVGTTPKTNLTTLSVTAPSDEMVHRSTEDLESEEVSSRDNGSSGEGALDEVDGQTECSISDVERTKHAKENLQTKINKTMENIKGEQAVKEEHVNEYLRLASNADKQQLQRIKTIFEKKNQKSTQTISALTKKVENYHKRMNDLDTYGFTGHKQARERLRDLGQGFKGVGANIVDGITGFSGGVVGNIKGAKDHIKAKPSQLAHMIKNKFGSADNISQLKTSIEDTSIPEGEIKNQTSTLPARYEYNFKFSDDDNSSVTSGSVGLYHNSPQSASQHTSQQLPVIQQSINLEPIIHELQKSHEANKIIQESVQQLSDEFETYKITAQSDIAMLKTLLEEERYRVERLEVQINDMTELQQHEIQNLRQDITGMEEKTEYRLDERTSDIHDMLENCTTRITKMELQQQQQQIISMEMVENVTFRTLLTKMLNVVLAILAVILVFVSTLANCLAPFIANRTRVLSTTVLIVSIVMMFRNWDGISSLIGSIFNFLSSLFPQR, encoded by the exons ATGAATGTGGAACGTCTTTTAAGACGAGGTAGTCTTCCTGCTTTCAG gAAAAAGTCAGACGCCAGTAAAATCCCTGCACTAAAAGCTTTGACAAAGAAAAGTACAACACCAAAAAGTCCCAATCTTGCCAAGAAACGACAGACATCACCTGACAATGTCGGTACAACACCCAAAACTAATTTAACGACATTATCGGTCACAGCACCTTCAGATGAAATGGTCCATAGGAGTACAGAGGATTTAGAAAGC GAGGAAGTGAGTAGCAGGGACAATGGTAGCAGTGGAGAAGGTGCCCTTGATGAAGTTGATGGACAGACAGAGTGTTCTATCTCTGATGTTGAGAGGACTAAACATGCCAAGGAGAACCTACAGACTAAGATCAACAAAACAATGGAAAACATCAAAGGAGAACAAGCTGTCAAAGaag aacaTGTGAATGAATATTTACGACTAGCGTCAAACGCTGACAAACAACAACTACAAAGAATAAAGacaatatttgaaaagaaaaatcagaaatcaacacaaacaattaGTGCTTTGACTAAAAAAGTAGAAAATTATCATAAACGAATGAATGACTTAGATACATATGGATTTACCGGACATAAACAGGCTAGGGAGCGGTTACGGGACCTGGGTCAAGGCTTTAA GGGAGTTGGTGCAAATATTGTTGATGGTATTACAGGGTTTTCTGG GGGTGTTGTTGGAAATATCAAAGGTGCTAAAGA tcATATAAAGGCCAAACCAAGCCAGTTAGCTCATATGATAAAGAATAAATTTGGAAGTGCTGATAATATAAGCCAACTCA AGACATCGATAGAAGACACAAGTATTCCAGAAGGGGAGATTAAAAATCAGACCAGTACATTACCAGCTAGGTATGAGTACAA tttcaaatTTTCGGACGATGATAACTCAAGCGTGACATCAGGATCCGTAGGCTTGTATCACAATAGTCCACAGTCAGCCTCCCAGCATACATcacaacaacttcctgttataCAGCAGTCAATAAATCTAGAACCAATCATACATGAACTACAGAAATCACATGAGGCCAACAAGATCATTCAGGAATCTGTCCAACAATTGTCTGATGAGTTTGAAACTTATAAG ATTACTGCCCAGAGTGATATAGCTATGTTAAAAACCTTGTTAGAAGAAGAACGTTACCGGGTAGAAAGATTAGAAGTACAGATAAATGATATGACTGAACTACAGCAACATGAAATACAGAATCTACGACAG GATATAACTGGTATGGAGGAGAAAACAGAATACAGACTTGACGAGAGGACCAGCGATATACATGACATGTTAGAGAATTGTACCACAAGG atcaCAAAGATGGAGCTTCAGCAACAACAGCAGCAGATTATCTCCATGGAGATGGTTGAGAATGTGACCTTTCGAACTTTGTTGACAAAGATGTTAAATGTTGTTTTGGCTATATTAGCTGTTATACTTGTTTTTGTATCTACACTTGCCAACTGTCTTGCACCGTTTATAGCTAATAG GACAAGAGTTTTGAGTACGACTGTTCTAATTGTTAGTATTGTAATGATGTTCAGAAACTGGGACGGCATCTCTAGCCTAATAGGATCTATATTTAACTTTCTGAGTAGTTTATTTCCACAAAGGTGA